The Brachyspira hyodysenteriae ATCC 27164 sequence GTGCTGATAATACTAATTCCAATACCCCTTTTCTTACTGTGTTAATTTCAGAATCATGTGTTATTATATCCATTCCTTCTTCTACAAGCATAGAACATGATCTTACATATTTATTTCCTTGATTAGCCAATTTTACAACGCATATTCCGCATGCTGAAGTAGGCGGTATATCAGGGTGATAGCATAAAGAAGGAATTTTTATACCTAATTTTTTAGCAGCTTTTAAAATTGTAAGTCCTTCTTCAACTTCAATTTGTTTGCCATTTATTTTTATCTTTACCATAATTTTATACTCCTTTTTACTCTATAATCCGTAGCCAATTTTTAATTTTTCTTTGGAACAGGAGGAGTAAATATTCCAGCTTTATACTCTTCCTCAAAATGTTTTAATGTGGACATTACAGGGTTAGCAGCTGTAGAGCCTAAAGCACATAATGAAGCTTTTCTCATAGTTAAAGCAATATCTCTTAGTTTTTGTATATCATCTTCTTTAGCTCTTTTCTTAGTAAATTTTTCTAATATTTTTAGCATCTGCATTCCGCCGACTCTGCAAGGTACGCATTTACCGCAGCTTTCATCAACACAGAATCCAAGATAGAATTTAGCAAAATCAACCATATTGCTGTCTTCATCAATAACTATCATACCTCCCGATCCCATCATAGAACCCAATTTAACTAGATTATCAAAATCTATACGAGTACCAAATAGAGATTCAGGTAATATACCTCCTGAAGGTCCGCCTGTCTGAACTCCTTTTACAAATTTATCATTAGGTATTCCACCTCCAATGTCGAATACTATTTCCCTAATAGTTGTTCCCATAGGTACTTCAACGAGTCCTGATACATTGACATTACCAGTTAAAGCGAATACTTTAGTACCTGTTGAATTTTCTGTACCAATAGAAGCAAACCAATCTCCTCCATTGTTTATGATAGCAGTTACATTTGCAAATGTTTCAACATTATTAATAACTGTAGGTTTTTCAAATAACCCTTTTATTGCTGGGAAAGGAGGTCTAGGTCTAGGAGTTCCTCTATTACCTTCTATAGAAGCTAAAAGTGCAGTTTCTTCACCGCATACAAAAGCCCCAGCTCCCAATCTTATATCTAAATCAAATGAGAAATCACTTCCTAAAATTTTTTCTCCTAATAAACCATAATCATAAGCCTGCTTTAAAGCTATTCTTACCCTTTCAACAGCAAGTCCGTATTCAGCTCTAATATATAAATAACCTTTATTTGCTCCTATGGTATATCCTGCTATAGTCATAGCTTCTATTACAGAATGCGGATCTCCCTCAAGTATACTTCTATCCATATAAGCACCAGGGTCTCCCTCATCAGCATTACATACTATGTATTTTTGATCTGATTTAACTTCTTTTGTGAAGCTCCATTTTTTCCAAGTAGGGAATCCGGCACCTCCGCGTCCTCTAAGTCCGGAAGTATGCATTTCATTAATTACATCATCAGGAGTCATTTCAAATAATACTTTAGATAAAGCTTTATATCCATCGTTTCCTATATATTCATCTATATTTTCAGGATCTATCATACCGCAGTTCTTTAATACTATTCTTCTTTGCTTTTGATAGAAGTTAATTTCTTTAGAGAAGTCTCTATGTTCTCTTTGCTCTTTATATAATATTCTTAGCAATAATTCACCTTTCATTATATGTTTTTCTATTATATCCTGAGCATGTTCAGGTCCTACATGAGTATAAAAAACTCTTCCTGGCATAATTTTTACAACAGGTCCCTGACTGCAGAAACCGAAACAGCCTGTTTTTACAACTAATACTTCATCTGCAATGCCGTTTTTCTCTGCATATTCTCTTAATAATCTTACAATTTCATCACTTTTATTTGACTCGCATGCCGTACCTCCGCATACAAGTATATGATATTTATGAGTTGTAGAGGATTCGGTACCTTTTCTTAGGCCTATCTCTTTGGCTTTATTAATTCTATATTCTTCTAGTTTTTTTCTATCTAATTTTTCTGCCATTTTTATACTCCATTAAGATTTTTTCTCTTCTTCATTATTATTTTTTATAAATTTAGCTATATCATCAATAACTACTCTTCCTGAAACTTCTTCATTAAATGTAATTACAGGAGCCAAACCGCAGCAGCCTATACATCTAACCTCTTCTAACTTATATTTTCTATCAGCTGAATATTTCTGATCACCTTTTAGATTTAATTTTCTTTTAATTTCTTCCACTAACTGTCCGCCGCCTTTTAAATAGCATGCTGTACCCATACAAACTGCTATATTATTTTCAGCAGGCGGTTCTAGTGTGAAATAATTATAAAATGTAAGAATTTCATAAATTCTAGCTAGCGGTATATTTGTTTCTTCTGATACATATTTTGCAACATTTCTAGGAACATAACCGTAATGCTTTTGAATTCCATGACAAATCATAATAAGATTCCCCTCAGCATCTTTCCATTTCGAAACCAACGATTTTATCTCATCAGCAATATCCTCTTGTGTTAATAGAGAAACATCTTCACTCATTATATACCTCCATTTGTACAATAAAATTAAAACCATATGATTTCTAGTATAGGAAAAAATGTGTTTAAATTCAACAATATTATTACATATATATGATTTTTTAATACATATTTATAAAAAATATGTTATATAATACTACTATCGGGTATTTTATTTGTTTATCGTTTTTTTTATTATGTATTTAATATACTTGTTTATTTGTATAAGTATGATAATATATTATTGCTTTGGAACAATAAAAATATGTTTTTTATTACAGTATTTTATTAATTTTGCCTTTTGCCTGAAGCATATTCAAGCATATTAATATCCAAAATTTCTCTATGTGGCTTGAGAAGAGATTTTTCATACTGACATTTCCATTGTACATTTTCAAATATACTTTGTATAGTATCGCCGCTTTTTATAATATCGCCTTTATCAAATATATAAGCTGCTATATTTAAAGCATGTGATATAACATCATTGGCATTCAAGTCATGGAAATGATATTGTATATCTGGTAAACCTATAGCATACATTCCTAAAGTGTCTACTATAATATCATTTGAATCCTGAACATTAAATAGTCTTATATTAACGCCTGAAAGCATAAATCTGAAATCTTTAGGGTAGGTATTATTTAGTATTTGATCAGGCAAAAGAAGTTTACCGCTTTGTTCATTATATACGGCAACACAATTATCAAAAAGCTGTAATGCTGTATAAAGCCAATTATTAAGTAGGGTTGTTCTATCTTTATAATCTAGTCCTGCAGCCAAAAAATCACTAAGCATTATTTCATAATTACAGTTTTTTATAAGTTCTTTAGGTTCTTTTATATCCCACATCTGACTATAATAATAGTCGTTTATAGTGGTATAATCGAATTCCATAGCACTAGGCATCAAAATTTGTGCTGGTACTTCCTTTTCATCTTTATATTTTACTTTTAAATCATTTATTGCTATACTGTAAATGCCATTATCTGATGATATTACTTCTATATCTTCATAATATTTTCTTATTTTCTGTTTAATTAATTCTATATTAGGCAATTCTGGTTTTTCTTCAAATAAAAGTTTATAGAAATATACATGTGAAAAATTGGCTTCATCATGATTTACGCTTTTATGATTAGTATTCGGATTTACTTCTTTTTTATCTTTCATATTTAAAAAACTCCTATAGCTATAAATATTACTATATTTTTTAATAAAAGCAATTTATATTATATAAGTTTTTATTATTTATATTGTTAAATACTAAAAATAAAAAATGATAAAATAATAGCGATAATTTAGAATATATTCTAGTTTATCGCTATAAATAATAAAAAATTATTAATTATTGTTTTATAGGTACTAAATATGTAAAATCAAACTGCAAAGACTGATCATATCTCACTCCTATTTCATTTTTTTCATTTAGGAATAATCCATTAACTAAGGCAATTCCTAATACTATACCATTGTCGAATACAAAGTCTTTCTTTAAGTTAAGTCCGAAATAGAAAGGAACTCTATAAAAAGGATCTCCTTCAACGCTTATAAATTTATGATTTTTATTTATATACCAGCCTGATACAAATATTATAGGCTCTATTTCAAACCAAGTCATAACAGGTATTGTACCTCTTAAGAAAATTCCATGTCCGAATACTCCAGGTTCATTATCTCTGTCAGCGAGATTATATGAAGCCATATAAAGTATTGATAAGTAGTAACTATTAATACCTATAGCTCCTACATAGTTTTCTGTAATTGCCGGAGAACCTTCAACGAATGGATATTCATGTCCTCCATTATGCCAATAGTGTATACCTACATAAGGAGTTGCTATATCATGTGCAAAATCCATAGCATAAGTAACACCTACATCAAATCTTTCTCTATGTTTAGCATTATGCTGTATTTGCCAATTCATATATACTTCTCCCTTTCCTCCTTTAAACCATTCAAAAGAAGCACCGTATTCATAATAACCATGTGTGAAAGGTTCATTATATTTATATTCTTCAGGTCCTTTTGCTATTAATGTATTATCTGGAGTAGATCTTACAACAGGTGTCATATCCATTAAAGGATCTCTTATAGGTGAAGGAAGATTATGCCCGCCTGTCATAGTACCTATTCTTAGAGAAATATATTCATTTGATAATTGTGTTGTAACTACAGGAAATACTCTTATGCCTTGAGGAAATTCAAATGTAAATGGAAAAAATATTGAAGCTCCTACTCTCAAAGTGATAAGATCATTGAATTTTATATCAAAAGCTCCTTCTGTAAAATTTTCAAAGTATGTTAATGTTGTTCTTGTATCCTGCCATAATAAATTTTCACCGTTATATGCATAAGAACTTGAAAATAATCTGAAATCTACTTTTACATCAGCATATACATTTGATATGAATATCATCAAGATAAAACAAAAAGAAAAGAAATGTTTCATAAACTAACCCTTATTTTTAATGAAATATTATATTTAAATGAATTATATAATATGAAAGTTCATTATAACATAGTTAACATAAAATTACAATTATGATAACTATCTTATTGCTTACGCAGAGAAAAATTTGGGGTGGGCGGGCGGCGTTCAGTGTTAATGCTTACGATTAAATATTTTAGTTATTTAGAAAATAAATTACTCTTTACAATAACAAGTTTTATATTATAATTGATTCATTATTTTGATTAATGGGAGCTTTATAATGATTAAAAGAGCATTAATATCTGTATTCTATAAAGACGGAATATTAGACTTTGCCAAGTTTTTAACTTCAAAGAATGTGGAAATAGTTTCTACAGGCGGAACTTATAAATATTTGAAAGAAAATAATATACCGGTTATAGAAGTTTCTGAGGTTACAGGAGCTAAAGAAATGCTTGACGGAAGAGTAAAAACTTTAGATCCAAAAATACATGGAGCAATACTTGCTATAAGAGATAATCCTACTCATATGGAAACTATTAAAGAAAGAGGCATAACTCCTATAGATATGGTGATAGTTAATCTTTATCCTTTCTTTGAAAAAGTACAAGATGATAATTTGAAATTTGAAGAGAAGATAGAGTTTATTGATATAGGCGGACCTACTATGCTTCGTTCTGCTGCCAAGTCTTTCAAAGATGTTGTGGTTATAAGCGATGTTAAAGATTATGATTTAGTAAAAAGCGAAATGGAAAAAGGCGAAGTAAGTTTTGAAACAAAAAAATATTTAGCTTCTAAAGTATTTAATTTAACTTCTGCTTATGATGCCGCAGTTTCAGAGTTTATGTTTAATTCATTAGAAAGTAAAGAAGATAAAAAACTTAATTATTTGAATATGTCTTATGCATTACAGGAAGAATTAAGATACGGAGAAAATCCTCATCAGGGAGCAAGCTATTATGTTTCTACTACAGATAAAGGCTCTATGAAAGATTTTGAACAATTAAATGGAAAAGAACTTTCATTTAATAATATCAGAGATATGGATATAGCTTTAAAAATAGTATTAGAATTTGATGAGTCTAAAAAAGAATATGCTTGTTCTGCTATAAAACACTCTACTCCTTGCGGTGCTGCATTAGGAAGCAGTGTATTAGAGGCTTATAATAGAACTTATGAATGCGATCCTACTTCTATATTCGGAGGAATAGTAGCATTTAACAGTACAGTAGATGAAGCAACTGCAAAAGAACTTATTAAAATATTCTTAGAAATTGTTATTGCTAAAGACTTTACTCCTGAAGCTTTGGAAGTATTAAAAACTAAAAAGAATTTAAGAGTTATAAAATATAAAACTAATACTAATGATAAAATCAATCTTGTTAAAGTTGACGGCGGATTACTTGTTCAAGATGAAGATACTACTTTAATAGAAGATTATAAAGTTGTAACAGAGAAAAAACCTACAGAAGAAGAAATGAAGAATTTAATATTCGGAATTAAGGTTGTAAAATATGCTAAATCAAATGCTATAGTAGTAATAAAAGACTTCATGGCTAAAGGTATAGGAAGCGGACAAACTAACAGAATATGGGCTTGCGAAGATGCTTTAGAGAGAGCAGGTGACGGAGTAGTTATGGCATCCGATGCTTTCTTCCCATTTAGAGATGTAGTGGATGCTTGTGCTAAATACAATATTAAAGCTATAATTCAGCCAGGAGGATCTATGAGAGATCAGGAATCAATAGATGCTTGTAATGAACATGGTATTGCTATGATATTTACTGGAATAAGACATTTTAAACATTAATAAGTAGTTGATTATAATATTCAAAGCGAAGTTAATTAAAATTAACTTCGCTTTTTTATATATAAAATTTTTAATAAAGGGAAAAAGATATTTTACTTAATTATATTTTTAGTAATTTGAATTTATTTTAAATATGATGAAAGCTGAAAATATCCCGCATGAGTAAGATTATTAATATTGGTAAATCCTAATTTATACATACGCATACAAGCCATACCAGAACGGCTTCCGCTTGCACAATAAACTATATACTCTTTGTTTTTATCTAATTTTGACATTTTTTCATCGAATTTAGAATCGTCTAAAGGAATATTTACGCTGCTTTTTATGTATCCGCTTTGCTGAACTTCCATATAGCTTCTTACATCTATTAGACCTACATCTTTATTATTTTTATAAATTGAAACAGCATCATTGATATTTATATTTTTGAATTTACCTTTACTTCTTATATTGAATATAATTTTTCTTACAGCACTTAATATTATAAAAGTTAATATAAGTCCTATTATCAAAGTTAAAGTATTATTCATTTAATGTATACCCCCTGTATGTATAATAATGTTATTTTAACATACAGAGAAGTAAATTTCAATTAATTTATATTAATTTATTTAAAAGTTTTATACATTATGGAAATCGTCTAAATTATAGGCATCATTCCAAAATCTATATTCCCAAACGAATCCTATATCAAAAACGGCTATCATTTTTTCTTTTACAGCATCAGATGCATTATCATATAAATTATCAACTATTTTAATCATATATTCAGTTGCCTTAGAGAATTCTTCATCAGCATAAGTATCAATCCATTTTCTGTATGGATTATTTTCAATTTCTGCATTTGCCTTTATATATTTACCTAATTCATTATATATCCAAAAACAAGGCAATATAGAGGAAGCAGCAGTTTCAAAGGCTTCAGTATGAGCAGTATTAATAAGAAAACTTATATAACCTAAATTTGCAGTTGTAATTTTATTTGTATTTTCAAATTGAAAAGTATCTCTGAAATATTTATGCACAATTTCTTCTTCAACTATATATGAGTTTATAGATGATTTCAAAAATACTAATGCATAATCTACATTGTGTATTTTTGAAGAAATTATAGCTAAAGCTTTAGAATAATATTTTAAATATAAACTGTCTTGTTCTATATAGTATGCAAATTTATTTTTATCTAAACTTCCATCCATAAGCTCTTTATTAAATTTTGTATTAATTATTTTATTGTATAGATCTTCATTTTTTTTCCACACTATTTCTGAAAATTTCATTTTTTTCCTCACATCAATTATAAAGTATTTGTTATAAAATTATAGTATTTTATCATTTAAATATTATTTTTCAAATATCATTCTTCTAAATAAGCATAATTAAATTTATATCTTCCCAAAGGCTCATCAATATAATTTTTTAATTTAGGATTAACTATTAAGAAATCGGTTCTATATATGAAAGGTATAATAGGAACTTCATCAAAAAGTATTGATTCCGCTTCTCTTAAAGCTTCCATTCTTTTTTGAGCATTTGTGGAAGTTGTTGCAAACTCTATCAAAGAATCATATCTGGCATTAGAAAATCCTCCATAATTTATATCGCTGTAGCTAGTCATAATTTGAAGCATTGTAAGAGGATCATTATAATCACCTGTCCAGCTTGTTCTAGCCATTTGGTAATTTCCTGATTCTCTGAAAGGCAAAGTAATTTTTGATTCTTCTGTTCTAACTATTACATCTATATTAAGAGCATTTTTCCACATTTGCTGAATAGCTTCCAAAACTGTAGTATAAAAACCAGATGAAACTTTTACTTCAAGCATAGGGAAATTTTCTCCATTGGGATATCCTGCCTCAGCTAATAATTTTTTTGCTTCTTCTACATTATTACTATAATTGTTTGCTATTATATAATTACTGCTTTCTTCTCTGAATGATTTTTCAAGTCCTTTTACTACAGGCGGAACAAAAGCCTCTGCTGGTATTAATTTACCGTATCCTATATTTGATACTATATAGTTTCTATCTATTGCAAGCGATAATGCTTTTCTTACTCTTTTGTCTGATAATGCTTTATCTCTATTGTTTAAATCCAAATAATAAACTCCTATGATATCGCTTACAGCCATTAAATTTTCTTTTATTAAATTTTCTATCTCTCCAATAGGAGGAGCATTTATAGAAAAATCTACATCTCCTGTTCTAACAGCATTAAGTGATATATATTCATCAGCAATTAAAACAAAATTAATTTTTTTAGCCACTTGATTGGTATAATTCCAATAATTAGTATTTATTTCAAAAGCAAGAAGTTCATCAGGTTTTCTTTCTACCATTTTGTATGCACCATTTCCTATATAAGTTTCAGGCTTCCAAGTCCAATCATCGCCGTATTTTTCTATTATATCTTTTCTTACCGGCATATAAACTCCGCCTGAAGATAATATATCAGTAAAATATAGTGTAGGGGCTTCAAGTTCTATTATTAGTGTATTTTCATCTATAGCATTTACTCCGAGATTTTCTACACTCTGTTTGCCTCTTATTATATCTTTGGCATTTTTTATATATTCCATTAAATAAGAAATAGGGGAGGCTGTTTTCGGATCAACTGCTCTTCTATAGGAATATACAAAATCATCTGCTGTAACTTTTTTACCGTCGCTCCATTTGGCATCATCTCTTAAATGAAATGTGTATGTAAGACTATCATCGCTTATTTCCCATGTATCAGCAACACCTCCTATAATATTTCCGTTTATGTCTTTATTTAGAAGTCCTTCAAATGCATGATTGATATAAATAAATCCATAAGTTTCATCATTCAAAGCAGGATCTATGGTATTAAGTTCATAGCCTAGATTTACAGTGATTTCATCTTTGATGTTTTTTGTTTGTTTTTTACAGGATATAAATAATGCCAATAAAATTATTAGAATAATAAATTTTAGTTTTGAAGTCATAAAAAGCTCCTTATATTAAAATGTTAAAGTGAGATTTTTATAACACCGTTTGTCCTGTTTTATTGAATTGTATTTAAGTCTTGTTTGTTTACTTTATATAAGATAATTTAATAAAACAAGACCAACTTTAGAAAAGGTCTCATTTTATTAAAAGTATTAAAGAAAATAATAAAAGAGATAATTCCCTACGCTGGCATTACCCAAACAGGTTATAAGGGTCGAAGTTTTTATAAAATAAATTATGTAAACTTCCTCTCAGCCTTTTCAAGCTCCCCGATTGTGAGAAATGATATAATATTTTTATTTTTATATCAAGAAGTCAATTATGTAATTTTTAAAAAAATTATATTATTTCAATTATATTGGTATGAAAATTTGAATACTTTTTAATTACAGAATATGTGATGATAAAAATAAGAAAATGGGTATTATTTATTTAATACCCATTTTAATTAATTTGAGAATAAAAATTTATTCATGGTTCATTTTCAATATATCAATAAGCTCATTTATTAAATTTTTTTCACTTATTGCAGTCATTAAATGATCCTGTGCATGTATAAAAAGTAAGTTTATTACAAAACTTTCACCATTAGCTTCTTTTGATATTAAATCAGTTTGGTATTGATGAGACTCTAGTAATAATTTATCAGCTTCCTTCATTTTTTTATCGGATTCTTCAAATTTATTTTCTTTAGCAAGTCTTAAAGCCTCATAAGCTAAACTCTTACTTTCTCCAGCTAATGCTATAATAGGAAATACATTTTCCTCCATAAATGTTTCATAATCTTTTGTCATAAGTAATAAACTCCGTAAAAATTATTCTCTTATAATAAATCTTTTAGCCGGACTTATATAATCTAGCAGAAATAAATATTCATCTTTAATTCTGCCTACTACATTAGTTCTTCCGGTATTTTTTAAATCTTTCAAAGCTATCTGCATTTCTCCGGTATAACTGCCGTATTCTGATGAATCTATTAATATATCTCCTCTTTTTATATCGGAAACAGCATTAAATATTTTGAAATTATGTCCCTTATATTTTGCTCTTGTATCTGAAGATCTTATAACATCAGCAGAAGCATCTAATCTGTTTTGATGAAGCATATCTAATACTATACTCTTTTCTTCTTTAGGAATAGAATCAACTAATTCTACTTTAAAAGTTATTAATCTTTTATCCATATTATATAATGTTTTAAAAGTATTTTCATCTGCATAACAGTTAGCAATGAAAACACAGTCAACACCAAGAGCAAATAATTCCATAGCCTGTGCATCTATAGGCATATCTCTATGTTCTTCCAATGTGCAAATACCATCGCTTACAGGCCAAGGTCCAAAAGTAGCTTCTTTGGCATTAACAAATGCAGATGAACTTATAGAATATTTTTTAAAACGTTTCATGCTGCTTTTAAAAAGTGTTCTGTCTAGTCCTGTATATGCATGAGGATAGAAATTATAACAGCCTATCAAATTATCAGTATTAGGATAATATTTCATTATATTATCAAGATAATCTGTATCATTGCTCATATTTAATTCTATTTTCAAATCATATTCGTTATATGTCATTAAACTTTCTTCATTACCTGTAAACCCTAAATCTAATCTTACGCCCCAAGCTCCCAATTTATGAAAAAAGTCAAGATTTTTATAATCTATATCCAAATGTTTGAATACAGCCGGAGATATATCTAAAGTAGTTTTTATACCTTTTTCTTTAGCATAATTTATTATAGTTGAAAATTCATTTATTATTTCATCTTTAGATCTATCAACTGAAAGCAGACACATAAAACATCTTGTGAATCCGTATTTAGAAGCCAAATCTATATAATATTTATTATCTTCCATTTTTGAGTGAAAGGGGTAAATGGATATTCCTAACTCTTTCATTTATAATATTTCTCCTGTTTTTATGTTATTATTATTTTGCAATCATTTATTCATTTTATTCGTTATCTGGTAAAGTTTTAGCATAAGCATTAATGAAAGGAGTATATATTAAGTATGATAAGAATACCAAACATAAACTCAAAATCATAGCAGGAACACTTAAATTAGTAGATAAGAAAGCTCCTAATGGACCAGGAGTTGTCCAAGGTACTAAAGAAACAATTTTTCCTACGATGCCTATTTTTAAAACTGTATAGGCTATTATAGCATTAATTATTGGCACACCTATGAAAGGTATAAATAGTATAGGGTTCATAACAACAGGAGTACCGAACATAATAGGTTCATTTATATTGAATAATCCAGGTATAACTGAAAGTCTTCCTATAGATTTAAGATGTGCATTTTTACTTAATGCCATAGCTATTGCTAGGCCTAATGTAGCACCTGCTCCTCCTATATATACATAAACATTGAAGAATTCTCCTGCTACTACTTTAGGTAAAGACTCCCCAGCCTGTAAAGCAGCCTGATTCAAAGCTAAATTTGATAATGTTATTGTAGTAATTACAGCATTAACAACATTGGCACCATGTATACCTACAAACCATAATATATGTATAACTAAAAGAAGTATTATAACTGATGGCAAACTATCTGATATTGATAATAAAGGAGAAATTATTTTCATTATCAAGTTAGGTATAAGTATCATCATTTTTTTCTGTATTATTATATTTAATATTTGGAATAATACGCCTACAACAGCTATAGGTATAATTATTTCAAATGATTTTGCTATTGCAGGAGGTACAGAATCAGGAAGTTTTATAGTCATATTTTTGCTTACTAATAATCTGTAAATTTCTATTGATATTATACCGCCTATTATAGCAGAGAATATTCCTTTAGCATCTAAAAATCTAGCATCTAATACATTTATATTGCTTCCAGCTTCTACTAAAAATATACTTGCAAAATCTTCAGCAACAGACAAAGCATTTACTTTAGCAGCTATAAGGAAAAAAGCAAATAGAGATAAGAAACCGCCTGTAACACTGCTTAAATTATAAGAACCAGCCAAAGAATATCCTATACCATAAGCAACGAATACTGATAATATCCCCATACTTACATTGAATATTTGAATAAAATCGCCTGTGAAAGTTTTTGTAAAATTGTCATACCAACCCATATATAAGAAATTGCTTTTATCTGTGAAAGGCAAATTAAATATTAAAAGTACAAAAGAACCTACTATTAAAAAAGGCATAGTATATATAAATGCATCTTTAATAGCATTCAAATATCTGTTATTAGCTAATTTAGCTGCTACTGGTGTTATTTTATTTTCTATGAAATTAATAATTTTATCGTTCATATTTTTTATCCTTAAAATTTTTAATTATTTTGTAAAGTTTTGGCATAAGCATTTATGAAATGTAGTATATATTAAGTATATAAGAATACTAAAAATAAACTCTAAATATTGAATAACTTTCATTCTTCTCTTTTAAACAAAGCTTCTAGATCATGTAAAGCTTATTAAATTATAAGAGCCTGCCAATACCATAAGCGACAAATAATGATAATAATACTATACTTACATTAAGTATATAAGTATAATAGATATATTAATAGATTATAATGTTAAATTCAAAGCAAAGTCTAATATTTTAGCTCCGTCCATTTTTCCATAGTCTTTAAAATCTATAACATCTAAAGGTTTTCCTTTAGCATTAGCTTTTTTAGCTAGTTCATCTTTAAGATATTTAACCTGAGGACCTAATAGAAAAATATCGTAACTATCTGCTAATTCTTCAAATCTGGAAACGCTTGCAGCTTCTATTTCAGCATCTATATTATCCGCTTTAGCTTTATCCTGCATCTTTTTTACTATCATACTGGTAGACATTCCAGCAGAACATAAAAGCAAAATCTTTTTCATTCTTTACTCCTTTTTTCATTTTTTTATTTAAGGATAATATTTTTATAAAATAACTCAAACAATAAAATTGCAGTATTAATATGGTAATTTATTAGCTTTTTCTTTTTATTAAAAAGTATATAATAAAAATAAAAATGATACTACAAAGTTATATTTATGAATGTTAAGTATATAAAAGAAATATTATCATCATTGTCAGCCGATTCATATATAACTGCTGAAGCCTTATCAAAACAATTAAA is a genomic window containing:
- a CDS encoding NADH-quinone oxidoreductase subunit NuoE family protein codes for the protein MSEDVSLLTQEDIADEIKSLVSKWKDAEGNLIMICHGIQKHYGYVPRNVAKYVSEETNIPLARIYEILTFYNYFTLEPPAENNIAVCMGTACYLKGGGQLVEEIKRKLNLKGDQKYSADRKYKLEEVRCIGCCGLAPVITFNEEVSGRVVIDDIAKFIKNNNEEEKKS
- a CDS encoding TenA family protein, which translates into the protein MKFSEIVWKKNEDLYNKIINTKFNKELMDGSLDKNKFAYYIEQDSLYLKYYSKALAIISSKIHNVDYALVFLKSSINSYIVEEEIVHKYFRDTFQFENTNKITTANLGYISFLINTAHTEAFETAASSILPCFWIYNELGKYIKANAEIENNPYRKWIDTYADEEFSKATEYMIKIVDNLYDNASDAVKEKMIAVFDIGFVWEYRFWNDAYNLDDFHNV
- a CDS encoding DUF4261 domain-containing protein, producing MKDKKEVNPNTNHKSVNHDEANFSHVYFYKLLFEEKPELPNIELIKQKIRKYYEDIEVISSDNGIYSIAINDLKVKYKDEKEVPAQILMPSAMEFDYTTINDYYYSQMWDIKEPKELIKNCNYEIMLSDFLAAGLDYKDRTTLLNNWLYTALQLFDNCVAVYNEQSGKLLLPDQILNNTYPKDFRFMLSGVNIRLFNVQDSNDIIVDTLGMYAIGLPDIQYHFHDLNANDVISHALNIAAYIFDKGDIIKSGDTIQSIFENVQWKCQYEKSLLKPHREILDINMLEYASGKRQN
- the purH gene encoding bifunctional phosphoribosylaminoimidazolecarboxamide formyltransferase/IMP cyclohydrolase produces the protein MIKRALISVFYKDGILDFAKFLTSKNVEIVSTGGTYKYLKENNIPVIEVSEVTGAKEMLDGRVKTLDPKIHGAILAIRDNPTHMETIKERGITPIDMVIVNLYPFFEKVQDDNLKFEEKIEFIDIGGPTMLRSAAKSFKDVVVISDVKDYDLVKSEMEKGEVSFETKKYLASKVFNLTSAYDAAVSEFMFNSLESKEDKKLNYLNMSYALQEELRYGENPHQGASYYVSTTDKGSMKDFEQLNGKELSFNNIRDMDIALKIVLEFDESKKEYACSAIKHSTPCGAALGSSVLEAYNRTYECDPTSIFGGIVAFNSTVDEATAKELIKIFLEIVIAKDFTPEALEVLKTKKNLRVIKYKTNTNDKINLVKVDGGLLVQDEDTTLIEDYKVVTEKKPTEEEMKNLIFGIKVVKYAKSNAIVVIKDFMAKGIGSGQTNRIWACEDALERAGDGVVMASDAFFPFRDVVDACAKYNIKAIIQPGGSMRDQESIDACNEHGIAMIFTGIRHFKH
- a CDS encoding rhodanese-like domain-containing protein; translation: MNNTLTLIIGLILTFIILSAVRKIIFNIRSKGKFKNININDAVSIYKNNKDVGLIDVRSYMEVQQSGYIKSSVNIPLDDSKFDEKMSKLDKNKEYIVYCASGSRSGMACMRMYKLGFTNINNLTHAGYFQLSSYLK
- a CDS encoding NuoF family protein, with translation MAEKLDRKKLEEYRINKAKEIGLRKGTESSTTHKYHILVCGGTACESNKSDEIVRLLREYAEKNGIADEVLVVKTGCFGFCSQGPVVKIMPGRVFYTHVGPEHAQDIIEKHIMKGELLLRILYKEQREHRDFSKEINFYQKQRRIVLKNCGMIDPENIDEYIGNDGYKALSKVLFEMTPDDVINEMHTSGLRGRGGAGFPTWKKWSFTKEVKSDQKYIVCNADEGDPGAYMDRSILEGDPHSVIEAMTIAGYTIGANKGYLYIRAEYGLAVERVRIALKQAYDYGLLGEKILGSDFSFDLDIRLGAGAFVCGEETALLASIEGNRGTPRPRPPFPAIKGLFEKPTVINNVETFANVTAIINNGGDWFASIGTENSTGTKVFALTGNVNVSGLVEVPMGTTIREIVFDIGGGIPNDKFVKGVQTGGPSGGILPESLFGTRIDFDNLVKLGSMMGSGGMIVIDEDSNMVDFAKFYLGFCVDESCGKCVPCRVGGMQMLKILEKFTKKRAKEDDIQKLRDIALTMRKASLCALGSTAANPVMSTLKHFEEEYKAGIFTPPVPKKN